Proteins encoded in a region of the Pseudomonas viciae genome:
- a CDS encoding ABC transporter ATP-binding protein, giving the protein MSAVKDPAQQHNKTLVSLRNLNKHYGDFAAVDDISLDIQDGEFLTFLGSSGSGKSTTLSMLAGFETPSSGEILVDGKSLVNVPPHKRDIGMVFQRYSLFPHLSVRDNIAFPLAIRKLATAERERRVDAMLKLVQLGEFAHRRPSQLSGGQQQRVAIARALVYEPRILLMDEPLGALDKKLREDLQDELRQLHRRLGITIVYVTHDQEEAMRLSQRIAIFSHGKIVGLGSGYDLYQNPPNAFVASFLGNSNFLKLKAQGNAVATFEGQSLSIRLTAGLQTDQDVLLMVRPEKALALSVEQAAQEPLAAGWNEVSAKVVEVLFLGESQTCSVVTSSGTAMTVKALSAAGMPLKAGDPVRVRWATADACVYTQWVESDLNKAAGAH; this is encoded by the coding sequence ATGAGTGCCGTCAAAGACCCCGCACAACAGCACAACAAGACCCTGGTCAGCCTGCGCAACCTGAACAAGCACTACGGCGACTTTGCCGCCGTGGACGATATCTCCCTGGACATCCAGGACGGTGAATTCCTGACCTTCCTCGGCTCCAGTGGCTCGGGCAAGAGCACCACGCTGTCGATGCTCGCCGGGTTTGAAACCCCCAGCAGCGGCGAGATCCTCGTGGACGGCAAGTCCCTGGTCAACGTCCCACCGCACAAACGCGACATCGGCATGGTGTTCCAGCGGTACTCGCTGTTCCCGCATCTGTCGGTGCGCGACAACATCGCGTTCCCTTTGGCGATCCGCAAACTGGCGACGGCTGAACGCGAGCGCCGGGTCGATGCGATGCTCAAGCTGGTGCAACTCGGAGAATTCGCCCATCGTCGTCCTTCGCAACTCTCCGGCGGCCAGCAGCAGCGCGTGGCGATTGCCCGGGCGCTGGTCTATGAGCCACGCATCCTGCTGATGGACGAACCTCTCGGCGCGCTGGACAAAAAACTCCGTGAAGACCTGCAAGATGAACTACGCCAGCTGCATCGGCGCCTGGGCATTACCATCGTCTACGTGACCCACGACCAGGAAGAAGCCATGCGCCTGTCCCAGCGCATTGCGATTTTCAGCCACGGCAAGATCGTCGGCCTGGGCAGCGGCTATGACCTCTATCAGAACCCGCCGAATGCCTTCGTGGCCTCGTTCTTGGGCAACTCCAATTTCCTCAAGCTCAAGGCCCAGGGCAACGCGGTGGCGACCTTTGAAGGCCAGTCACTGTCGATCCGCCTGACCGCCGGCCTGCAAACAGACCAGGATGTGCTGCTGATGGTGCGTCCGGAAAAAGCCCTCGCCTTGAGCGTCGAACAAGCCGCCCAGGAGCCCTTGGCAGCCGGCTGGAATGAAGTCTCGGCCAAGGTCGTCGAAGTGCTGTTTCTCGGCGAAAGCCAGACCTGCAGCGTGGTGACTTCCAGTGGAACCGCCATGACCGTCAAGGCGCTTTCCGCCGCCGGCATGCCCCTCAAGGCCGGCGACCCGGTGCGTGTGCGCTGGGCCACCGCCGATGCCTGCGTCTACACCCAATGGGTCGAGAGCGACCTGAACAAAGCCGCCGGTGCCCATTGA
- a CDS encoding ABC transporter permease — MKMSATTPRTGSALGAAGTATGKTLATAQNPSLAQRWRGVGNLVPALLFLGLFFLAPLIGLLLRGVLEPVPGLGNYEQLFANSAYARVLFNTFSVAGLVTLFSLLLGFPLAWAITLVPRGWGRWMLNIVLLSMWTSLLARTYSWLVLLQASGVINKALMAMGIIDQPLEMVHNLTGVVIGMSYIMIPFIVLPLQATMQAIDPMILQAGSICGASPWTNFFRVFLPLCRPGLFSGGLMVFVMSLGYYVTPALLGGAQNMMLPEFIIQQVQSFLNWGLASAGAALLVAITLVLFYFYLKLQPESPVGASNAR, encoded by the coding sequence ATGAAAATGTCGGCAACGACACCCCGCACCGGGAGCGCCCTTGGCGCTGCCGGTACGGCAACCGGCAAGACGCTGGCGACTGCGCAAAACCCGTCGCTGGCCCAGCGCTGGCGCGGGGTCGGCAACCTGGTTCCCGCCCTGCTGTTCCTCGGCCTGTTCTTCCTGGCGCCGCTGATTGGCCTGCTGTTGCGTGGGGTGTTGGAACCGGTGCCCGGCTTGGGTAATTACGAGCAACTGTTCGCCAACTCGGCCTATGCCCGGGTGTTGTTCAACACCTTTTCGGTGGCCGGGCTGGTGACGCTGTTCAGCCTGTTGCTGGGCTTTCCCCTGGCCTGGGCCATCACCCTGGTGCCCCGAGGCTGGGGGCGCTGGATGCTGAACATCGTCTTGCTGTCGATGTGGACCAGCCTGCTGGCCCGCACCTACTCCTGGCTGGTGTTGTTGCAAGCCTCCGGGGTGATCAACAAGGCGTTGATGGCCATGGGCATCATCGACCAGCCGTTGGAGATGGTGCACAACCTCACCGGCGTGGTGATCGGCATGAGCTACATCATGATCCCGTTCATCGTCCTGCCGTTGCAGGCAACCATGCAGGCTATCGACCCGATGATCCTGCAGGCCGGCTCCATCTGTGGCGCCAGCCCCTGGACCAACTTCTTCCGGGTGTTCCTGCCACTGTGCCGACCGGGGCTGTTCTCCGGTGGGTTGATGGTGTTCGTGATGTCCCTCGGTTACTACGTGACCCCGGCACTGCTGGGCGGTGCGCAGAACATGATGCTGCCTGAATTCATCATCCAGCAGGTGCAGTCGTTCCTCAATTGGGGCCTGGCCAGTGCCGGCGCCGCCTTGTTGGTGGCGATCACCCTGGTGTTGTTCTACTTCTACCTGAAGCTCCAGCCGGAATCCCCGGTGGGTGCCAGCAACGCGAGGTAA
- a CDS encoding methyl-accepting chemotaxis protein: protein MQTLKALYESIEMQFFDTLTKKLSSLFLLVLVSGLLYWVTLSARADILLQLRNAQLDGAMLGQIEGRLDSLTHALLFGAFLSLCMISFMVWYLRHLIVRPVTAMTKALEEIANGEGDLSKDLPLVTHDEIRTLAGTCNRFLAKQREIISNVQALTVHIAVESARSLKNISDSSDSATHQARFAKEVMDQSNTAVGRIEEVSRQTQGISSTTAQNLSMARDSYAELLEVTGNISEISSSLNEFATLVGALNQRSSSIKSIVGLIQQISAQTNLLALNAAIEAARAGESGRGFAVVADEVRTLAQNVSRATDDISRNIDAMLEEVGSTHEQTTQISHSARETQKVVERASGHFESMIGDFESTNGKLADIATHIQQFADSNTGINERVTQIHADSQLIDQRMQHSATATRDLSGVAEKVQALLGRFVLGHGKLDAAITRASQCRDILQVRLEALQKEGLNLFDQNYQLIPGTDPKQYMTGYTERFAQVCQEECDKLTRSTPGGKVSFIVDTKGYCPVNNSWVSKPPTGDRTVDLPVCRNKRIFGDPIGLRAAGNVQRFLLQTYLRDTGEIMTEIDVPFFFGGRHWGNLRVGFDAAVLLAE from the coding sequence ATGCAGACGTTAAAGGCCTTGTACGAGTCTATCGAAATGCAATTTTTCGATACGCTCACCAAAAAGCTGTCGAGCCTTTTCCTGCTGGTGTTGGTCAGTGGCCTGCTGTACTGGGTGACCCTCAGCGCACGCGCCGATATCCTGCTGCAATTGCGCAACGCGCAGTTGGACGGCGCAATGCTGGGGCAGATCGAGGGTCGGCTCGACAGCCTCACCCATGCCCTGCTCTTCGGTGCGTTTCTGTCGCTGTGCATGATCAGCTTCATGGTCTGGTACTTGCGCCACCTCATCGTGCGCCCCGTCACCGCCATGACCAAGGCCCTGGAAGAGATCGCCAACGGCGAAGGCGACTTGTCCAAGGACCTGCCGCTGGTGACCCACGACGAGATTCGGACGCTGGCCGGCACCTGCAATCGTTTCCTGGCCAAGCAGCGGGAGATCATCAGCAACGTCCAGGCCCTGACCGTGCACATCGCCGTCGAATCGGCGCGTTCGCTGAAGAACATCAGCGATTCCAGTGACAGCGCTACCCACCAGGCCCGCTTCGCCAAGGAAGTGATGGACCAGAGCAACACCGCCGTGGGCCGCATTGAAGAAGTCTCGCGCCAGACCCAGGGCATCTCCAGCACCACCGCCCAGAACCTGAGCATGGCCCGCGACTCCTACGCCGAGCTTCTGGAAGTGACTGGCAACATCAGTGAAATCTCCAGCAGCCTCAATGAATTCGCGACGCTGGTGGGCGCCTTGAACCAGCGCTCTTCAAGCATCAAATCCATTGTCGGGTTGATCCAGCAAATCTCTGCCCAGACCAACCTGCTGGCCCTCAACGCTGCCATCGAAGCCGCCCGGGCTGGTGAAAGTGGCCGGGGCTTCGCCGTAGTGGCCGATGAAGTGCGCACATTGGCGCAGAATGTCAGCCGGGCAACGGACGATATCTCGCGCAACATCGACGCCATGCTTGAAGAGGTCGGCTCCACCCACGAGCAGACCACCCAGATCAGCCACAGCGCCCGGGAAACTCAGAAAGTGGTGGAGCGCGCCTCCGGTCATTTCGAAAGCATGATCGGCGATTTCGAATCCACCAACGGCAAACTGGCGGACATTGCCACGCATATCCAGCAGTTCGCCGACAGCAATACGGGCATCAACGAACGGGTGACCCAGATCCATGCCGATAGCCAGTTGATCGACCAGCGTATGCAGCATTCGGCGACGGCGACCCGTGACCTCTCCGGTGTTGCCGAAAAAGTGCAGGCGCTGTTGGGTCGGTTCGTGCTCGGCCACGGCAAGCTGGATGCCGCCATCACCCGGGCCAGCCAGTGCCGCGACATCCTCCAGGTACGCCTGGAAGCGCTGCAAAAGGAAGGCCTCAACCTGTTCGACCAGAACTACCAATTGATCCCCGGCACCGACCCCAAGCAATACATGACCGGCTATACCGAACGCTTTGCCCAGGTCTGCCAGGAAGAATGCGACAAGCTCACCCGCAGCACGCCGGGTGGCAAGGTGTCGTTTATCGTCGATACCAAGGGCTATTGCCCGGTGAACAACAGCTGGGTGTCGAAGCCGCCCACGGGTGATCGCACAGTCGACCTGCCGGTATGCCGCAACAAACGGATCTTCGGCGACCCGATCGGCCTGCGCGCAGCGGGCAACGTCCAGCGCTTCCTGCTCCAGACCTACCTGCGCGATACCGGGGAAATCATGACCGAGATCGACGTACCCTTCTTCTTCGGCGGCCGTCATTGGGGCAACTTGCGGGTGGGTTTCGATGCGGCGGTGTTGTTGGCGGAGTGA
- a CDS encoding flavin reductase family protein, translating to MIDAAVYKQVMGSFPSGVTVITTLDDDGQIVGLTASAFSSLSMDPALVLFCPNYSSDSYPVLIKNRRFAIHVLSGGQQNEAYAFARKGKDKAQGIEWTLSELGNPLLSNATAIIECELWREYEGGDHAIMVGAVKNLIVPQHTPGPLVYCHGKMGALPVLA from the coding sequence ATGATCGACGCCGCCGTTTACAAACAAGTCATGGGCTCGTTCCCGTCCGGCGTGACGGTGATCACCACGCTCGATGACGATGGGCAAATCGTCGGCCTCACCGCCAGCGCGTTCAGCTCGTTGTCGATGGACCCGGCCCTGGTGCTGTTCTGCCCCAACTACAGCTCCGATTCCTACCCGGTGCTGATCAAGAACCGCCGCTTCGCCATCCACGTGCTCTCCGGCGGGCAACAGAACGAAGCCTACGCCTTCGCGCGCAAAGGCAAGGACAAGGCCCAGGGCATCGAGTGGACCCTGAGCGAGTTGGGCAACCCGCTGCTGAGCAATGCCACCGCCATCATCGAATGCGAACTGTGGCGTGAATACGAAGGCGGCGACCACGCCATCATGGTCGGTGCCGTGAAGAATCTGATCGTGCCGCAACACACACCGGGGCCGCTGGTTTATTGCCACGGCAAGATGGGCGCCCTGCCCGTCCTCGCCTGA
- a CDS encoding ABC transporter permease: MLLTPNAMSRRMRFGLYFTTGLIALFLLLPIVFIVLLSFGSSQWLVFPPPGWTLKWYGQFFSNPDWMNAALTSLKVAVLTTVCAVALGLPTAFALVRGRFPGRELLYGLFTLPMIVPLVIIAVAVYALFLKLGYTGTLFAFVVSHVIVALPFTIISIINSLKLFDQSIEDAAVICGASRLQAVFKVTFPAIRPGMVAGALFAFLVSWDEVVLSVMMASPTLQTLPVKMWTTLRQDLTPVIAVASTLLIGLSVLVMVIAAALRRRNEISA; this comes from the coding sequence ATGCTCCTGACCCCCAATGCCATGAGCCGGCGCATGCGGTTCGGCCTGTACTTCACCACCGGCCTGATCGCGCTGTTCCTGCTGTTGCCGATCGTGTTCATCGTGCTGCTGTCGTTCGGTTCATCCCAGTGGCTGGTGTTCCCGCCACCGGGCTGGACGTTGAAATGGTACGGCCAGTTCTTCTCCAACCCCGACTGGATGAACGCGGCGCTGACCAGCCTCAAGGTCGCGGTCCTGACCACCGTCTGCGCCGTGGCGCTGGGTTTGCCCACCGCGTTTGCCTTGGTCCGCGGACGTTTCCCGGGCCGGGAACTGCTCTATGGCCTGTTCACCCTGCCGATGATCGTGCCGCTGGTGATCATCGCGGTGGCGGTGTACGCGCTGTTCCTGAAACTGGGTTACACCGGGACGCTGTTCGCGTTCGTGGTCAGTCACGTGATCGTCGCACTGCCCTTCACCATTATCTCGATCATCAACTCGCTCAAGCTGTTCGACCAATCCATCGAGGACGCGGCGGTGATCTGCGGCGCCTCACGCCTGCAAGCGGTGTTCAAGGTGACGTTCCCGGCGATTCGCCCGGGCATGGTTGCCGGCGCCCTGTTCGCGTTCCTGGTGTCGTGGGACGAGGTGGTGCTGAGCGTGATGATGGCCAGCCCGACCCTGCAAACCCTGCCGGTAAAAATGTGGACCACCCTGCGCCAGGACCTGACGCCTGTGATCGCCGTCGCTTCGACGCTGCTGATCGGCCTCTCGGTGTTGGTGATGGTGATCGCCGCCGCCCTGCGCCGGCGCAATGAAATCAGCGCCTGA
- a CDS encoding LLM class flavin-dependent oxidoreductase yields the protein MKFSLFVHMERWDESVSHRQLFENLSELTLLAEAGGFSTVWIGEHHAMEYTISPSPMPLLAYLAGKTTTIHLGAGTIIAPFWHPLRVAGECALLDVISNGRMEVGLARGAYQVEFDRMAGGMPASSGGQALREMVPVVRALWQGDYAHDGEIWKFPTSTSVPKPIRKPYPPMWIAARDPDSHNFAVANGCNVMVTPLMKGDEEVLDLKNKFQAALDNNPDVPRPQLMVLRHTHVHAVDDPEGWKVGAQAISKFYRTFDAWFGNKQVPVNGFLAPSPEEKFAERPEFQLENIRKNTMIGTPQEIIERIKYYQELGVDEFSFWCDNSLSHAEKKKSLELFIQQVVPAFR from the coding sequence ATGAAATTTTCCCTGTTTGTACACATGGAGCGTTGGGACGAAAGCGTCAGCCATCGCCAGTTGTTCGAGAACCTGAGCGAGCTGACCCTGCTGGCCGAGGCCGGCGGCTTCAGCACCGTGTGGATCGGCGAACACCACGCCATGGAATACACCATCTCGCCCAGCCCGATGCCGCTGCTGGCGTACCTGGCGGGCAAGACCACCACCATCCACCTCGGCGCCGGCACCATCATCGCGCCGTTCTGGCATCCGCTGCGGGTGGCCGGCGAATGCGCGCTGCTGGACGTGATCAGTAACGGCCGCATGGAAGTCGGTCTGGCCCGTGGCGCCTATCAGGTGGAGTTCGACCGCATGGCTGGCGGCATGCCAGCGTCCTCCGGCGGCCAGGCCCTGCGGGAAATGGTCCCGGTGGTGCGCGCCCTGTGGCAAGGCGACTACGCCCATGACGGCGAAATCTGGAAGTTCCCCACCTCCACCAGCGTGCCCAAGCCGATCCGCAAACCCTACCCGCCGATGTGGATCGCCGCCCGCGACCCGGACTCCCACAACTTCGCCGTCGCCAATGGCTGCAATGTGATGGTCACGCCGTTGATGAAGGGCGATGAAGAAGTCCTGGACCTGAAGAACAAGTTCCAGGCCGCCCTGGACAACAACCCTGACGTACCGCGCCCGCAATTGATGGTGCTGCGCCACACCCACGTGCATGCCGTGGACGATCCCGAGGGCTGGAAAGTCGGTGCCCAGGCAATCTCCAAGTTCTATCGCACCTTCGATGCCTGGTTCGGCAACAAGCAAGTGCCGGTCAACGGTTTCCTCGCGCCAAGCCCCGAAGAAAAATTCGCCGAGCGTCCGGAGTTCCAACTGGAAAACATCCGCAAGAACACCATGATTGGCACACCGCAGGAAATCATCGAGCGGATCAAGTACTACCAGGAATTGGGGGTGGATGAGTTCAGCTTCTGGTGCGACAACAGCTTGTCCCATGCCGAGAAGAAGAAGTCTCTGGAGTTGTTTATCCAGCAGGTGGTGCCGGCGTTTCGCTGA
- a CDS encoding TonB-dependent siderophore receptor — MNRSTPLANRNVFIKCVLPTLSCCFIASPVWAQDTLELPATDIQGSRITQDEGYTASQASTASKSDVPIKEEAQSINVVTQQTLDDYQVRSLADAMKFVSGVSQGNTLGGSRDSLVKRGFGTNDDGSILRDGVRSNLGHNFSATTERVEVLKGPASMLYGALEPGGLVNVISKKPEYTQSTTLSGSAYSEGGGTMALDTTGPLGDTGLAYRLIAERGHEDYWRNYGVNESTLVAPSLAWTGERASLNLSYEYNEYSNPFDRGTVFRNGHPEDIDYDKRLDEPWAKSVGIRETATARFEYELSEDWKTRVTYGWNNDRYSLSIAQPRMTSGGVFQRAANGAHYDDETRYASWDFIGKQELFGQRHDLLIGVDNQVSDQFRGKTYRGAYQAGFDITAPVYGGLEEPSVISPGQSNLSNKLTSSSVYLKDNWHLDDRWILVFGGRYQHYDQFSKQGLITSVPVRDDNGDAFVPFLGLVYKATETLSLYGNYSRSFKPNDTVDDNLSTFKPEEGRSYEVGAKYDPLPGLNINLALFDIVKKNVVTSSTVNGVTLSEAAGKVGSQGLELDITGRLAERWDLIGTYAYTHTEILDDPKDEGHRLADAPKHTASLYLSHHLNVPAEFGVWHAGAGARYVGERAANKANDFWLSSYTVADAFLRWESPVLGHKTSLQLNVDNLFDKQYYPSSTGSEQQVNVGEPRTARLSASVTF; from the coding sequence TTGAATCGTTCCACCCCCCTCGCTAATCGCAACGTCTTCATCAAGTGTGTATTGCCAACCTTGTCTTGCTGCTTCATCGCAAGTCCGGTGTGGGCACAGGACACCCTTGAACTGCCGGCTACGGACATCCAGGGCAGTCGCATCACTCAGGACGAGGGCTACACGGCATCGCAAGCCAGCACGGCGAGCAAAAGCGATGTACCGATCAAGGAAGAGGCGCAATCGATCAACGTGGTGACCCAGCAGACCCTGGACGACTATCAGGTGCGTTCGCTGGCCGACGCAATGAAGTTCGTCAGCGGCGTCAGCCAGGGCAATACCTTGGGCGGCTCGCGGGACTCGTTGGTCAAGCGTGGTTTTGGCACCAACGACGACGGCTCGATCCTGCGTGATGGCGTGCGTTCGAACCTGGGGCACAACTTCAGCGCCACCACCGAACGGGTCGAAGTGCTCAAGGGCCCGGCCTCGATGCTGTACGGCGCGCTGGAGCCTGGGGGCCTGGTCAACGTCATCAGCAAGAAACCCGAGTACACCCAGAGCACCACGCTGAGCGGCTCGGCCTACAGCGAGGGCGGCGGCACCATGGCCCTGGACACCACTGGGCCGTTGGGCGATACCGGCCTGGCTTATCGTTTGATTGCCGAGCGTGGGCACGAGGACTACTGGCGCAACTACGGCGTCAACGAGAGCACGCTGGTGGCGCCGTCCTTGGCTTGGACGGGGGAGCGGGCTTCGTTGAACCTCAGTTACGAGTACAACGAATATTCCAATCCATTCGATCGCGGAACGGTGTTCAGGAATGGGCATCCGGAGGATATCGACTATGACAAGCGTCTGGATGAGCCGTGGGCCAAGAGCGTGGGAATTCGCGAGACGGCCACGGCGCGGTTTGAGTATGAACTGAGCGAGGATTGGAAAACGCGGGTCACCTATGGCTGGAACAATGACCGGTATAGCCTTTCAATCGCGCAGCCGCGGATGACAAGCGGCGGTGTTTTCCAGCGTGCTGCCAACGGCGCGCACTACGACGATGAAACCCGCTACGCCAGCTGGGATTTCATCGGCAAGCAGGAGCTATTCGGTCAACGTCATGACCTGTTGATCGGCGTGGATAACCAGGTATCCGATCAGTTCCGTGGCAAGACCTACCGTGGGGCCTATCAAGCGGGTTTCGACATCACAGCACCGGTGTACGGTGGTCTGGAAGAACCCAGCGTCATCAGTCCAGGCCAAAGCAACTTGAGCAACAAACTGACTTCCAGCTCGGTGTACCTGAAAGACAACTGGCACCTGGATGATCGCTGGATCCTGGTCTTTGGGGGGCGCTACCAGCATTACGACCAATTCAGCAAGCAGGGGCTGATCACGAGCGTGCCGGTTCGTGACGACAATGGTGATGCTTTTGTTCCGTTCCTGGGACTGGTCTATAAAGCCACCGAGACCCTGTCTCTGTATGGCAACTACAGTCGCTCTTTCAAGCCCAACGATACCGTCGACGACAATCTCAGCACTTTTAAACCGGAGGAAGGACGCAGTTACGAAGTCGGCGCCAAGTACGATCCATTGCCGGGGCTGAATATCAATCTGGCACTGTTCGACATCGTGAAAAAGAACGTTGTGACGTCCTCCACTGTCAATGGTGTGACCCTGTCGGAGGCTGCCGGCAAAGTCGGCTCCCAAGGCCTGGAACTCGACATCACCGGTCGTTTGGCTGAGCGTTGGGACTTGATCGGCACCTACGCCTATACCCATACAGAAATACTTGATGATCCCAAGGACGAAGGCCATCGCCTCGCCGATGCACCCAAGCACACCGCCAGCCTATACCTGAGCCACCACCTGAACGTGCCAGCCGAATTCGGTGTCTGGCACGCCGGCGCCGGTGCGCGGTATGTCGGCGAGCGCGCCGCTAACAAGGCCAACGACTTCTGGCTCAGCAGCTACACCGTCGCCGACGCGTTCCTGCGCTGGGAATCTCCAGTGCTGGGGCACAAAACCTCGTTGCAGTTGAACGTGGACAACCTGTTCGACAAGCAGTACTACCCGTCGTCCACCGGCAGCGAACAGCAAGTCAATGTCGGTGAACCGCGTACCGCCCGCCTGAGTGCCAGCGTGACGTTCTGA
- the leuA gene encoding 2-isopropylmalate synthase, which produces MMLSDPSLKYRHFSTVDLPDRQWPSKVQRQAPTWCSVDMRDGNQALIEPMNAERKRRFFELLVKTGFKEIEVGFPAASQTDFDYVRELIEGNKIPPDVTIQVMTQARTHLIERTFEALKGAPRAIVHVYNATAPVFRDVVFGVDKAGCIKIATDATREIKALMQQYPQTEWTFQYSPETFCFTELDFGLEICEAVAAQFEPTPQNKMILNLPTTVEVSTANVFADQIEWFCRHFSRLDSVIISVHPHNDRGTGVATAEQACLAGAQRIEGTLFGNGERTGNVDILTLAMNLYTSGISPRLDFSDIVHVQREVEYCNQLPTHPRHPYAGELVFTAFSGSHQDAIKKGFAARNAHPDGFWEVPYLPIDPADMGRSYEAVIRVNSQSGKGGVAYLLEQYGIVLPRRLQMEFSGLVQQVADDTGREITSEMILECFTEQYLTEGMPYRLGKPQVVSEGDTTYIDARLVGPQGPVHLAGEGNGPLAAMVDALAACGINLDIADYHEHATRDGAQSEAIAYVEIRLGSQFIFGAARDGSFLSASLKALVSAVNRATRSGLLGSLKTSASARIHH; this is translated from the coding sequence ATGATGCTCAGCGACCCTTCCCTCAAATACCGCCATTTCTCCACCGTGGACTTGCCTGACCGGCAATGGCCGTCCAAGGTCCAGCGCCAGGCACCGACCTGGTGCAGCGTCGACATGCGCGATGGCAACCAGGCGCTCATCGAGCCGATGAACGCCGAGCGCAAGCGGCGGTTCTTCGAGCTGTTGGTCAAGACCGGCTTCAAGGAGATTGAGGTGGGTTTCCCCGCCGCTTCGCAGACCGATTTCGACTATGTGCGTGAGTTGATCGAGGGCAACAAAATTCCACCGGACGTGACCATCCAGGTCATGACCCAGGCGCGTACGCATTTGATCGAGCGAACCTTCGAAGCGCTGAAGGGCGCCCCGCGTGCCATCGTTCATGTCTATAACGCCACCGCACCGGTGTTCCGTGATGTGGTGTTCGGGGTCGATAAAGCCGGTTGCATCAAGATTGCCACCGATGCAACGCGGGAAATCAAGGCGCTGATGCAGCAGTACCCGCAGACCGAGTGGACGTTCCAGTATTCGCCGGAAACCTTCTGTTTCACCGAGCTGGATTTCGGCCTGGAGATTTGTGAGGCCGTGGCCGCGCAATTCGAGCCCACCCCGCAGAACAAAATGATCCTCAATCTGCCGACCACCGTGGAGGTCTCCACCGCGAACGTGTTTGCCGATCAGATCGAATGGTTCTGCCGTCACTTCAGTCGTTTGGACAGCGTGATCATCAGCGTCCATCCGCACAACGACCGCGGCACCGGTGTCGCCACGGCCGAGCAGGCTTGCCTGGCGGGTGCCCAGCGGATCGAAGGAACGCTGTTTGGCAATGGCGAGCGTACCGGTAACGTCGATATCCTCACGCTGGCAATGAACCTCTATACCAGCGGGATTTCCCCACGGCTGGACTTTTCCGACATCGTGCATGTGCAGCGTGAAGTCGAGTACTGCAACCAGTTGCCGACCCACCCGCGGCATCCCTATGCCGGCGAGCTGGTATTCACGGCGTTTTCCGGTTCGCATCAGGACGCGATCAAGAAAGGCTTTGCCGCCCGCAACGCCCACCCCGACGGGTTCTGGGAAGTTCCTTACCTGCCCATCGACCCGGCAGACATGGGGCGCAGCTATGAGGCGGTCATCCGCGTCAACAGCCAGTCCGGCAAGGGCGGCGTGGCCTACCTGCTGGAGCAATACGGCATCGTCCTGCCGCGGCGCCTGCAAATGGAGTTCAGCGGCCTGGTCCAGCAAGTGGCTGACGATACAGGCCGGGAGATCACCAGCGAGATGATCCTGGAGTGTTTTACCGAACAGTACCTCACCGAAGGGATGCCTTACCGGCTCGGCAAACCGCAAGTGGTCAGCGAAGGTGACACGACCTACATCGATGCGCGGTTGGTCGGACCACAGGGCCCGGTGCACCTGGCCGGCGAGGGTAACGGCCCGTTGGCGGCCATGGTCGATGCGCTCGCCGCCTGCGGCATCAACCTGGATATTGCCGATTACCATGAGCATGCGACGCGTGACGGAGCTCAATCCGAAGCAATTGCCTACGTCGAGATCCGCTTGGGCAGCCAGTTCATCTTTGGCGCGGCGCGCGATGGCAGCTTCCTGTCGGCGTCCTTGAAGGCCTTGGTGAGCGCCGTCAACCGGGCGACCCGCAGCGGCTTGCTTGGCTCGCTGAAGACCTCAGCGTCGGCCCGGATACACCATTAA